The following are from one region of the Chromobacterium phragmitis genome:
- a CDS encoding tRNA threonylcarbamoyladenosine dehydratase: protein MDHSADLDRRFGGIARLYGDDALARFGRAHVCVVGVGGVGSWVVEALARSAIGRLTLIDLDNVAESNTNRQLPALDPLYGMAKVTALAERVKAINPACEVTEIEDFVTEENMDEMLGQGYDYIVDCIDSLKVKTAMAAWCAGKRQRFIVSGGAGGQMDPSKIKLADLSEVTQDPLLSKLRYNLRRRHGFARDGKKMGVPCVYSTEQLVYPQAQACEAGDARGPQGLSCAGFGAGMVVTASFGLFAASRVLTDLAKARK from the coding sequence ATGGACCACTCCGCCGATCTAGACCGCCGCTTCGGCGGCATCGCCCGCCTGTACGGCGACGACGCGCTCGCGCGCTTCGGCCGCGCCCATGTCTGCGTGGTGGGCGTAGGCGGCGTCGGCTCCTGGGTGGTGGAAGCGCTGGCCCGCAGCGCGATCGGCCGCCTGACGCTGATCGACCTGGACAACGTCGCCGAATCCAACACCAACCGCCAGTTGCCGGCGCTGGACCCGCTGTACGGCATGGCCAAGGTGACAGCGCTGGCCGAGCGGGTCAAAGCCATCAACCCGGCCTGCGAGGTGACGGAGATAGAAGACTTCGTCACCGAAGAGAATATGGACGAGATGCTGGGCCAGGGCTACGACTACATCGTCGACTGCATCGACAGCCTGAAGGTGAAAACGGCGATGGCCGCCTGGTGCGCCGGGAAGCGCCAGCGCTTCATCGTCTCCGGCGGCGCCGGCGGGCAGATGGACCCGAGCAAGATCAAGCTGGCCGACCTGTCCGAGGTGACGCAAGACCCGCTGTTGTCCAAGCTGCGCTACAACCTGCGCCGTCGCCACGGCTTCGCCCGCGACGGCAAGAAAATGGGCGTGCCCTGCGTCTACTCCACCGAGCAGCTGGTCTACCCGCAGGCCCAGGCCTGCGAGGCGGGAGACGCGCGCGGACCGCAAGGCCTGTCCTGCGCCGGCTTCGGCGCCGGCATGGTGGTGACGGCCAGCTTCGGCCTGTTCGCCGCGTCGCGGGTGCTGACCGATCTGGCCAAGGCCAGAAAATAA
- a CDS encoding darcynin family protein: MSKTMTFFALLRVHPNWLRLSRPERRRFEEDTLKPIYARYPEVRMRWFDAEAFTTRCSDVAMFETESVTAFYYLIDALRDSRVVTEPYFEFVDIIPAVENGFRDYDAQLAQ; encoded by the coding sequence ATGTCCAAGACCATGACTTTCTTCGCGCTGCTGCGCGTCCATCCCAACTGGCTGCGGCTGAGCCGGCCGGAGCGCCGCCGCTTCGAAGAGGACACGCTGAAACCCATCTACGCCCGCTATCCCGAGGTGCGCATGCGCTGGTTCGACGCCGAAGCCTTCACCACCCGCTGCAGCGATGTGGCGATGTTCGAGACCGAGTCGGTGACGGCTTTCTACTATCTGATAGACGCGCTGCGAGACAGCCGGGTGGTGACCGAGCCTTATTTCGAGTTCGTCGACATCATCCCGGCGGTGGAGAACGGTTTCCGCGACTACGACGCCCAGCTGGCGCAATAG
- a CDS encoding TetR/AcrR family transcriptional regulator: protein MPDIPQPRKTPLQARSRHAVAAILEAAARILARDGYAAFNTNRVAEEAGVGIGSLYQYFPNKQALVAALHRRHGEETLAALDRALADTAGQPPRERLAAMVVAALDLHRRELGLHRVLEREWPAFDEPPASNPLDQALRERMEAWLAESGLDPAKAGTLLRMADSLTHGLLLDADPGAAGLEHTITDALAGFLGLPARPHT, encoded by the coding sequence ATGCCAGACATTCCGCAGCCGCGCAAAACGCCGCTCCAGGCCCGCTCCCGCCATGCCGTCGCCGCCATTTTGGAGGCGGCGGCTCGCATTCTGGCCCGCGACGGCTATGCCGCGTTCAACACCAACCGCGTCGCCGAGGAGGCCGGGGTCGGCATCGGCTCGCTCTACCAGTACTTTCCCAACAAGCAGGCGCTGGTCGCCGCCTTGCATCGCCGCCATGGAGAAGAGACCTTGGCGGCGCTGGATCGCGCCTTGGCTGACACCGCCGGCCAGCCGCCGCGCGAACGGCTGGCGGCGATGGTGGTCGCCGCGCTGGATCTGCATCGGCGCGAATTGGGCCTGCACCGGGTGCTGGAGCGCGAATGGCCAGCCTTCGACGAGCCGCCGGCCAGCAACCCGCTGGACCAGGCGCTGCGCGAGCGGATGGAAGCCTGGCTGGCCGAATCCGGCCTCGATCCCGCCAAGGCCGGCACCTTGCTGCGCATGGCGGACAGCCTGACGCACGGCCTGTTGCTGGATGCCGACCCGGGCGCAGCGGGCCTGGAACACACGATCACCGACGCGCTGGCGGGTTTTTTGGGCTTGCCGGCGCGGCCACACACTTGA
- the ltaE gene encoding low-specificity L-threonine aldolase: MQKIDLRSDTVTQPTPAMRQAMFDAPLGDDCYGDDPTVLKLEALAADKLGKEAALFVPSGTFGNQLALFTHCRRGDEVIIEDNSHIVSHEAGAAAVIAGVHMRAVEGVNGLMAVEQIERRIRVGDDIHEPRTGLICLENAHSNGRVLPLAAMADTAALAREYGVPVHLDGARVFNAAASLGCDAREVVRHVDSVMFCLSKGLAAPVGSMLAGREDFIEQARRKRKLMGGGLRQAGVLAAPGILALTEMAARLDEDHANARYLAEGLAKLPCVDINPADTHINLVWFRFNADIDSAELMAALEEAGFLANPPHMGMMRLVTHWQVSRADIDRLLEAMQRVLSD; this comes from the coding sequence ATGCAGAAGATAGACCTGCGCAGCGACACCGTGACCCAACCGACCCCGGCCATGCGCCAGGCCATGTTCGACGCCCCGCTGGGCGACGACTGTTACGGCGACGACCCCACCGTGCTGAAGCTGGAAGCGCTGGCCGCCGACAAGCTGGGCAAGGAGGCCGCGCTGTTCGTGCCCAGCGGCACTTTCGGCAACCAGCTAGCGCTGTTCACCCATTGCCGCCGCGGCGACGAGGTGATCATCGAGGACAACAGCCACATCGTCTCGCACGAGGCCGGCGCGGCGGCGGTGATCGCCGGCGTCCATATGCGCGCGGTGGAAGGCGTCAACGGTTTGATGGCGGTGGAGCAGATCGAGCGCCGCATCCGCGTCGGCGACGACATCCACGAGCCGCGCACCGGCCTGATCTGCCTGGAAAACGCCCACAGCAACGGCCGCGTCTTGCCGCTGGCCGCCATGGCCGACACCGCCGCGCTGGCGCGCGAATACGGCGTGCCGGTGCATCTGGACGGCGCGCGCGTGTTCAACGCCGCCGCCAGCCTGGGCTGCGATGCGCGCGAGGTGGTCCGCCACGTGGACAGCGTGATGTTCTGCCTGTCCAAGGGCCTGGCCGCGCCGGTGGGCTCCATGCTCGCCGGACGCGAGGATTTCATCGAACAGGCGCGCCGCAAGCGCAAGCTGATGGGCGGCGGCCTGCGCCAGGCCGGCGTGCTGGCCGCGCCGGGCATCCTGGCGCTGACCGAGATGGCGGCGCGGCTGGATGAGGACCACGCCAACGCCCGCTACCTGGCCGAGGGCCTGGCCAAGCTGCCCTGCGTGGACATCAATCCGGCCGACACCCACATCAACCTGGTGTGGTTCCGCTTCAACGCCGACATCGACTCCGCCGAGTTGATGGCCGCGCTGGAAGAGGCCGGCTTCCTGGCCAACCCGCCGCACATGGGCATGATGCGCCTGGTCACCCACTGGCAGGTGAGCCGCGCCGACATCGACCGTCTGCTGGAGGCGATGCAGCGCGTGCTCAGCGACTGA
- a CDS encoding substrate-binding periplasmic protein: MRQRLMFGGLLAAVCLRPAFGLADGLAQVRIYTDDDPPYVMVSPSGQVMGGTTVEKVTRVMRRLGLPFGALQAAPWARAYQEAKTRPYAMVFPIARTRERQKYLDFTFKILDTDVYFYRLAARNDIQPRTLDEARKYRVCVVLNDYRHEFLAEQGFARLEVSPDATLNVKKLAAGRCDLLPSSENGIASKLKALGLERAQVARGIRLDKLDSGLYAAFNRDTPPEVIARFRAAAAEEP, encoded by the coding sequence ATGCGGCAACGCTTGATGTTCGGCGGGCTGCTGGCGGCCGTTTGCTTGCGCCCGGCGTTTGGATTGGCCGATGGCCTGGCGCAGGTGCGCATCTACACCGACGACGATCCGCCCTATGTGATGGTCAGCCCGTCCGGACAGGTGATGGGCGGCACTACGGTGGAGAAGGTGACGCGGGTGATGCGCAGGCTGGGCCTGCCGTTCGGCGCGCTGCAGGCCGCGCCGTGGGCGCGCGCCTACCAGGAGGCGAAAACCCGGCCCTACGCGATGGTGTTTCCCATCGCCAGGACCCGGGAACGGCAGAAGTACCTGGACTTCACCTTCAAGATTCTCGACACCGACGTTTATTTCTACCGGCTGGCCGCGCGCAACGACATCCAGCCGCGAACCTTGGACGAGGCACGCAAGTACCGCGTCTGCGTGGTGCTCAACGACTACCGGCACGAGTTTCTGGCGGAGCAGGGCTTCGCCCGGCTGGAGGTGTCGCCGGACGCCACGCTCAACGTCAAGAAGCTGGCCGCCGGCCGTTGCGACCTGCTGCCTTCGTCGGAAAACGGCATCGCCAGCAAGCTGAAGGCGCTGGGGCTGGAGCGCGCACAGGTGGCGCGCGGCATCCGGCTGGACAAGCTGGACAGCGGCCTGTACGCCGCATTCAACAGGGACACCCCGCCTGAGGTGATCGCCCGCTTTAGGGCCGCCGCCGCCGAGGAACCTTGA